The proteins below come from a single Miscanthus floridulus cultivar M001 chromosome 1, ASM1932011v1, whole genome shotgun sequence genomic window:
- the LOC136449448 gene encoding carotenoid 9,10(9',10')-cleavage dioxygenase-like, producing MGTETEHQDSSLQYDGLVVVPAPRPRKGLASWALDLLESLVVRLGHDKTKPLHWLSGNFAPVVEETPPAPNLTVRGHLPECLNGEFVRVGPNPKFVPVAGYHWFDGDGMIHAMRIKDGKASYVSRYVKTARLKQEEYFGGAKFMKIGDLKGFFGLFMVQMQQLRKKFKVLDFTYGFGTANTALIYHHGKLMALSEADKPYVVKVLEDGDLQTLGLLDYDKRLKHSFTAHPKVDPFTDEMFTFGYSHEPPYCTYRVITKDGAMLDPVPITIPESVMMHDFAITENYSIFMDLPLLFRPKEMVKNGEFIFKFDPTKKARFGILPRYAKDDKLIRWFELPNCFIFHNANAWEEGDEVVLITCRLENPDLDKVNGHQNDKLENFGNELYEMRFNMKSGAASQKQLSVSAVDFPRVNESYTGRKQRYVYCTILDSIAKVTGIIKFDLHAEPESGKKELEVGGNIQGIYDLGPGRFGSEAIFVPKQPGVSGEEDDGYLIFFVHDENTGKSEVNVIDAKTMSADPVAVVELPNRVPYGFHAFFVTEDQLAQQAEGQ from the exons ATGGGGACGGAGACGGAGCATCAGGACAGCAGCCTCCAATACGACGGCCTCGTGGTGGTGCCAGCGCCGCGCCCGCGCAAGGGGCTCGCCTCCTGGGCGCTCGACCTGCTCGAGTCCCTCGTCGTGCGCCTCGGCCACGACAAGACCAAGCCGCTCCACTGGCTCTCCGGCAACTTCGCCCCCGTCGTCGAGGAGACCCCGCCGGCCCCAAACCTCACCGTCCGCGGACACCTCCCG GAGTGCTTGAATGGAGAGTTTGTCAGGGTTGGGCCTAATCCAAAGTTTGTCCCTGTTGCCGGGTATCACTG GTTTGATGGAGATGG GATGATTCATGCCATGCGTATTAAAGATGGAAAAGCTTCCTATGTATCAAGATATGTAAAGACTGCTCGCCTCAAACAAGAAGAGTATTTTGGTGGAGCGAAGTTTATGAAG ATTGGAGACCTGAAGGGGTTTTTTGGATTGTTTATGGTCCAAATGCAGCAACTTCGGAAAAAATTCAAAGTCTTGGATTTTACCTATGGATTTGGGACAG CTAATACTGCACTTATATATCATCATGGTAAACTCATGGCCTTGTCAGAAGCAGATAAGCCAT ATGTTGTTAAGGTCCTTGAAGATGGAGACTTGCAGACTCTTGGCTTGTTGGATTATGACAAAAGGTTGAAACATTCTTTCACTGCCCATCCAAAGGTTGATCCTTTTACAG ATGAAATGTTCACATTCGGATATTCACATGAACCTCCATACTGTACATACCGTGTGATTACCAAAGACGGAGCTATGCTTGATCCTGTGCCAATAACAATACCAGAATCTGTAATGATGCATGACTTTGCCATCACGGAGAATTACTCTATTTTTATGGACCTCCCTTTGTTGTTCCGACCAAAG GAAATGGTGAAGAACGGTGAGTTTATCTTCAAGTTTGATCCTACAAAGAAAGCTCGTTTTGGTATTCTCCCACGCTATGCAAAGGATGACAAACTCATTAGATGGTTTGAACTCCCTAATTGCTTCATATTCCATAATG CTAATGCTTGGGAAGAGGGTGATGAAGTTGTTCTCATTACCTGCCGTCTTGAGAACCCAGATTTGGACAAAGTGAATGGACATCAAAATGACAAGCTCGAAAACTTCGGGAATGAGCT GTACGAGATGAGATTCAACATGAAATCGGGCGCTGCTTCACAAAAGCAACTGTCTGTTTCTGCTGTGGATTTTCCTCGTGTTAATGAGAGCTATACTGGCAG AAAGCAGCGGTATGTCTACTGCACGATACTTGACAGCATTGCGAAGGTGACTGGCATCATAAAATTTGATCTGCATGCTGAACCGGAGAGTGGTAAGAAAGAACTTGAAGTGGGAGGAAATATACAAGGCATATATGACCTGGGACCTGGTAGATTCGGTTCAGAGGCGATTTTTGTTCCCAAGCAGCCAGGTGTATCTGGAGAAGAAGACGATGGCTATCTGATATTCTTTGTACACGACGAAAATACAGG GAAATCCGAAGTAAACGTTATAGATGCGAAGACAATGTCTGCTGATCCAGTTGCAGTGGTTGAGCTTCCTAATAGGGTTCCTTATGGATTCCATGCCTTCTTTGTAACTGAG GACCAACTGGCTCAACAAGCTGAGGGGCAGTGA
- the LOC136508075 gene encoding uncharacterized protein: protein MLVRSASTPVLGALHPSGSHSPAVSSPAVRFPESPAAAYHPPPISCHLAGPGSGSDHERSRVGMRRTCSEDNLASLAGVRADDHHHLPPSGKGALRARPVPLETIQWFRGRQASTDDEDEEDYDDEEDAYEVERELRFGQFSFAGGGTGSTYSQEHPLFLARGLGIDRLGSGLLSADGGGAGFGGSDGGGGSNLVASGNGGDRSGIEMHYKKMIEEDPCNGLFLRNYAQFLYQVKGDYRRAEEYYSRAILADPDDGELLSEYAKLVWDVHRDEERASSYFERAAKASPQNSHVLAAHAAFLWDTDDDEEGGGDVLSSYVGFKQPAHSSTLASATT, encoded by the exons ATGCTTGTGAGGAGTGCCTCCACGCCGGTCCTCGGCGCGCTGCACCCCTCCGGCAGCCACTCGCCGGCGGTGTCCTCTCCGGCCGTCCGCTTCCCCGAGTCGCCGGCGGCCGCCTACCACCCACCGCCCATCTCCTGCCACCTGGCCGGGCCCGGATCCGGGTCCGACCACGAGCGCTCGCGCGTCGGCATGCGCCGCACGTGCTCCGAGGACAACCTCGCGTCTCTGGCCGGCGTCCGCGCGGacgaccaccaccacctccctccGTCCGGGAAGGGGGCGCTCCGGGCGCGGCCGGTGCCGCTCGAGACCATCCAGTGGTTCAGGGGCCGGCAGGCGTCCACCGACGACGAAGATGAGGAGGACTACGATGACGAGGAGGACGCGTACGAGGTGGAGCGGGAGCTGCGCTTCGGCCAGTTCAGCTTTGCCGGCGGCGGCACCGGCAGCACCTACTCGCAGGAACACCCGCTGTTCCTGGCCAGGGGCCTCGGCATCGACCGCCTCGGCTCGGGCCTCCTCagcgccgacggcggcggcgccgggttTGGTGGCAGCGATGGTGGCGGCGGCAGTAACTTGGTGGCGTCGGGGAACGGAGGGGACCGCTCCGGCATCGAGATGCACTACAAGAAGATGATCGAGGAGGACCCCTGCAACGGCCTCTTCTTGAGGAACTATGCACAGTTCCTGTACCAG GTGAAAGGGGACTACAGGAGGGCAGAGGAGTACTACTCCCGTGCGATACTGGCCGACCCCGACGACGGCGAGCTCCTGTCGGAGTACGCCAAGCTGGTCTGGGATGTGCACCGCGACGAGGAGCGCGCCTCCAGCTACTTCGAGCGGGCGGCCAAGGCGTCCCCGCAGAACAGCCACGTCCTCGCCGCGCACGCCGCGTTCCTGTGGGACACGGACGACGACGAAGAGGGCGGCGGCGACGTGCTCAGCAGCTACGTGGGGTTCAAACAGCCTGCGCACTCGTCGACTCTGGCTTCGGCGACAACCTGA